A window of the Polaribacter batillariae genome harbors these coding sequences:
- a CDS encoding UDP-2,3-diacylglucosamine diphosphatase, protein MITITTSKDKKVYFASDQHLGAPTPETSFPREKKFVAWLDKIKKDAEAIFLLGDLFDFWFEYKTVVPKGFVRVLGKLAEIRDSGIPIYFFVGNHDLWMNDYFEKELNIPVYHSPQEFLINNKKFLIGHGDGLGPGDQGYKRMKKVFTFPLFKWMFRWLHPDLGVKLGQYMSVKNKLISGDEDAKFLGEENEWLVLYCKKKLTEQHFDYFIFGHRHLPLEIKLQENSTYINLGDWIKYDTFATFDGTNVKLTEFN, encoded by the coding sequence ATGATTACAATTACAACTTCTAAAGATAAAAAAGTCTATTTTGCTTCCGACCAACATTTAGGAGCGCCCACGCCAGAAACAAGTTTCCCTCGTGAAAAAAAGTTTGTAGCTTGGTTAGATAAAATTAAAAAAGATGCAGAAGCCATCTTTTTATTAGGCGATTTGTTCGATTTTTGGTTCGAATATAAAACCGTTGTTCCAAAAGGATTTGTAAGAGTTTTAGGCAAATTAGCAGAAATAAGAGACAGCGGAATTCCTATTTATTTCTTTGTAGGAAATCACGATTTATGGATGAACGATTATTTCGAAAAAGAACTCAATATTCCTGTATATCATTCTCCACAAGAATTTCTCATCAACAATAAAAAATTTTTAATTGGCCATGGAGATGGTTTAGGTCCTGGAGACCAAGGATACAAACGCATGAAAAAAGTATTTACTTTTCCACTATTTAAATGGATGTTTAGGTGGTTGCACCCAGATTTGGGCGTTAAATTAGGCCAATACATGTCTGTAAAAAACAAACTAATTTCTGGTGACGAAGACGCTAAATTTTTAGGAGAAGAAAACGAATGGCTGGTTTTATACTGCAAGAAAAAACTCACAGAACAACATTTCGATTATTTTATTTTCGGTCACAGACACCTTCCTTTAGAAATAAAATTACAAGAAAACAGTACCTATATTAATCTTGGAGACTGGATTAAATACGACACTTTCGCTACATTCGATGGTACCAATGTTAAATTAACAGAGTTTAACTAA
- a CDS encoding S41 family peptidase: protein MNKNKLPLFLAIAVVFGIFIGMSLGGSTPEMLSFGKNSSSEKKIKRLINFIERDYVDTVNTDNLLDDAITQMLGKLDPHSVYIPKENLQSVKENMQGNFVGIGVQFRMISDTITVIQPIKGGPSIKMGIKAGDRILMANKDTLFGKDILSGAVPRYLKGKPNTKVSLQVYRKSNDSLFTVDVTRGKVNLKSVDLAYMINDSIGYIKLDRFARNTYSEFKTSLDNLIDDGMTDLVLDLRDNGGGFIDIANKIVDEFLEDDKLIVFTKNNKGQIDESFATSKGDFEKGGLYVLINENSASASEIVAGALQDNDKGTIIGRRSFGKGLVQIEMDLGDGSAVRLTTARYYTPTGRSIQKPYDHEGNKNYYQDYQKRIASGELLSKDSIKVIDSLKYTTPKGKIVYGGGGIIPDVFVAIDTTSYMSSFYFNSINNFAFDYVDNNRKKLEKWKIDTFVEDFDKNNAVFDTYLSSIKDKVTPSFKTKQTIQKYLKASIANVLFGDVGFYRIIHEEDKMLQKVLELESKEE from the coding sequence ATGAATAAAAATAAACTTCCTCTTTTTTTAGCAATTGCAGTAGTTTTCGGTATTTTTATAGGAATGTCTTTGGGTGGAAGCACACCAGAAATGTTGTCTTTTGGAAAAAATTCTTCCTCAGAAAAAAAAATTAAAAGACTTATTAATTTTATTGAAAGAGACTATGTAGATACCGTAAATACAGACAACCTCTTAGATGATGCAATTACACAAATGCTAGGAAAATTAGACCCACATTCTGTATATATTCCTAAAGAAAACCTACAAAGTGTAAAAGAAAATATGCAAGGCAATTTCGTTGGAATTGGTGTGCAATTTAGAATGATTTCCGACACAATTACCGTAATTCAGCCAATAAAAGGTGGTCCAAGTATAAAAATGGGCATTAAAGCAGGAGACAGAATTTTAATGGCAAATAAAGACACTTTGTTTGGAAAAGACATCTTAAGTGGTGCAGTTCCTCGATATTTAAAAGGAAAACCCAACACAAAAGTATCGCTTCAAGTCTATAGAAAAAGTAACGATTCTCTTTTTACAGTAGATGTAACCCGTGGAAAAGTAAACCTAAAAAGTGTCGATTTAGCTTACATGATAAACGATTCTATTGGGTACATAAAATTAGATCGTTTTGCCAGAAATACCTATTCCGAATTTAAAACGTCTTTAGATAATTTAATAGACGATGGAATGACAGATTTGGTTTTAGACCTTCGCGATAATGGGGGAGGTTTTATAGATATTGCCAATAAAATTGTTGATGAATTTTTAGAAGATGATAAATTAATCGTTTTCACTAAAAACAACAAAGGGCAAATAGACGAGTCGTTTGCAACCTCTAAAGGAGATTTCGAAAAAGGCGGTTTGTATGTGTTGATAAATGAAAACTCTGCATCTGCCTCAGAAATTGTAGCAGGCGCCTTACAAGATAACGATAAAGGTACTATTATTGGACGACGTTCTTTCGGAAAAGGATTGGTACAAATAGAAATGGATTTAGGAGATGGTTCTGCAGTTCGCTTAACAACTGCAAGATATTACACACCAACAGGGCGCTCTATTCAAAAACCTTACGATCACGAAGGCAATAAAAACTATTACCAAGATTATCAAAAAAGAATTGCAAGTGGAGAGTTGTTAAGCAAAGACAGCATAAAAGTGATAGATTCTTTAAAGTACACTACTCCAAAAGGAAAAATTGTTTATGGTGGTGGAGGCATAATTCCAGATGTTTTTGTAGCCATAGACACCACTTCTTACATGTCGAGTTTTTATTTTAACTCTATCAATAATTTTGCATTCGATTATGTAGATAACAATCGTAAAAAATTAGAAAAATGGAAAATAGATACTTTTGTCGAAGATTTCGATAAAAACAATGCTGTTTTCGACACTTATTTAAGCTCTATAAAAGACAAGGTTACACCTTCATTTAAAACAAAACAAACCATTCAAAAATATTTAAAAGCATCCATTGCAAACGTACTTTTTGGCGACGTTGGTTTCTACAGAATTATTCACGAAGAAGATAAAATGCTACAAAAAGTGCTAGAGTTGGAAAGTAAAGAGGAATAA
- a CDS encoding HupE/UreJ family protein — protein MDDFILYFKMGLYHVLDLSAYDHILFLIVLAVVFSFNQFKKVLWLVTLFTVGHSVTLALSAYGILNIKMKLIEFLIPLTIFITGVINVITAKKSSLGKENTNLVFALFFGLIHGLGFSNYFKMMIGKEEDKLLPLLEFALGIEAAQIIIVLGILIVGTILQNFFRVTRRDWILVCSSIVIGFAIQMMLDRVFW, from the coding sequence ATGGACGATTTTATTCTCTACTTCAAAATGGGTCTCTACCACGTATTAGACCTTAGTGCTTACGATCATATTTTATTTTTAATTGTGTTGGCAGTTGTTTTTAGCTTCAATCAATTTAAAAAAGTATTATGGTTGGTAACCCTTTTTACGGTTGGGCATTCTGTTACACTTGCTTTGTCTGCCTACGGAATTCTAAATATTAAAATGAAATTAATTGAATTTCTAATTCCATTAACCATTTTTATTACAGGAGTTATTAATGTAATAACAGCCAAAAAATCTTCTTTAGGAAAAGAAAACACCAACTTAGTTTTTGCCTTGTTTTTTGGGCTCATTCACGGTTTGGGTTTTTCGAATTACTTTAAAATGATGATTGGTAAAGAAGAAGATAAATTATTACCATTATTAGAATTTGCTTTAGGAATCGAAGCCGCACAAATAATTATTGTGTTAGGGATTTTAATTGTTGGCACCATTCTTCAAAACTTTTTTAGAGTAACTCGAAGAGATTGGATTTTAGTATGCTCTTCCATTGTAATTGGTTTTGCCATACAAATGATGCTAGATCGTGTATTTTGGTAG
- a CDS encoding AAA family ATPase produces MDVDVRAINEKIERESAFIDILTLEMNKVIVGQKQMIESLLIGLLGNGHILLEGVPGLAKTLAINTLSKAVQASFSRVQFTPDLLPADVVGTMIYNMKENDFSIKKGPIFANFVLADEINRAPAKVQSALLEAMQERQITIGDTTFKLDEPFLVMATQNPVEQEGTYPLPEAQVDRFMLKVVIDYPKLQDEQIIMRQNLTGDYSTVNPVISTDQIIKAREVVDEVYMDEKIEKYILDIIFATRYPEKYNLPQLKDLISFGASPRGSINLAKAAKCYAFIKRRGYVIPEDVRAVVGDVLRHRIGITYEAEAENVTSVDIINSIINEVEVP; encoded by the coding sequence ATGGATGTAGATGTAAGAGCTATTAACGAGAAAATTGAAAGAGAAAGTGCCTTTATAGACATTCTTACTTTAGAAATGAATAAAGTAATTGTTGGGCAAAAACAAATGATAGAAAGTTTGTTAATTGGTTTGCTAGGAAATGGGCATATTCTTTTAGAAGGGGTTCCTGGTTTAGCAAAAACCTTAGCAATTAATACCTTATCTAAAGCCGTTCAAGCAAGTTTTAGTAGAGTTCAATTTACACCAGATTTATTACCTGCAGATGTTGTTGGAACGATGATTTACAATATGAAAGAAAATGATTTCTCTATTAAAAAAGGACCCATTTTCGCAAATTTTGTATTGGCAGACGAGATAAACAGAGCACCCGCAAAAGTACAATCGGCTTTGTTAGAAGCCATGCAAGAACGCCAAATAACTATTGGAGATACTACTTTTAAGTTAGACGAACCATTTTTAGTAATGGCAACTCAAAACCCTGTAGAACAAGAAGGTACATACCCTTTGCCAGAAGCACAAGTAGATAGGTTTATGTTAAAAGTGGTTATCGATTACCCAAAATTACAAGACGAGCAAATTATTATGCGTCAAAATTTAACAGGCGATTACTCAACAGTAAACCCCGTTATTTCTACAGACCAAATTATAAAAGCAAGAGAAGTTGTAGATGAAGTATATATGGACGAGAAAATCGAAAAATACATTCTCGACATTATCTTTGCCACTCGTTATCCAGAAAAATACAACCTACCACAATTAAAAGATTTAATTAGTTTTGGAGCATCGCCTCGTGGAAGTATCAACTTAGCAAAAGCCGCAAAATGTTATGCTTTTATAAAACGAAGAGGCTATGTAATTCCAGAAGATGTTAGAGCAGTTGTTGGCGATGTTTTACGTCACAGAATTGGTATTACCTACGAAGCAGAAGCAGAAAATGTAACTTCTGTAGATATTATCAATTCTATAATTAACGAAGTTGAAGTACCTTAG
- a CDS encoding deoxycytidylate deaminase encodes MTEKKQLKYDKAYLKMAYEWGKLSHCKRKQVGALIVKDRMIISDGFNGTPTGFDNCCEDENGVTKWEVLHAEANAILKVASSTQSAKNATLYITLSPCTQCSKLIHQAGIKRVVYANSYKDDSGLKFLEKAGVQIMHLPYE; translated from the coding sequence ATGACAGAAAAAAAACAATTAAAATACGATAAAGCTTACTTAAAAATGGCCTACGAATGGGGCAAACTTTCGCATTGCAAACGCAAACAAGTAGGTGCTTTAATTGTAAAAGATAGAATGATTATTTCCGACGGTTTTAACGGAACCCCAACAGGTTTCGATAATTGTTGTGAAGACGAAAACGGAGTTACAAAATGGGAGGTTTTACATGCAGAAGCAAATGCCATCTTAAAAGTTGCATCTTCTACACAATCTGCCAAAAACGCTACATTATACATTACATTATCGCCTTGTACACAATGCAGCAAACTCATTCATCAAGCAGGTATAAAACGTGTGGTTTACGCAAATTCCTATAAAGATGATTCTGGTTTAAAATTTTTAGAAAAAGCAGGCGTTCAAATAATGCATTTACCTTATGAATAA